CCCATTTAAACCTTTAAATTTACTAACATTTTCCATAATCTCACCAGTTTAAGTTATTGTTTAAATTATTATAAATTTAATTACATTACTAATTTCAAAATAAAAAAATTAATTAATAGGTCATTTAAATAATGCTTTCTACATTATTCATACTGAAAAAGGGAGATACATGTTAAATCATCCGTATCGGTCGCTACCTCTTAGGAAAATATATATAACGTAAGCAATAATGAGCACGATGATTACTGGCAGCAGCCAAATGAACAAATTGAATGCAATCACTGCGAGTATAATAGCTATTATTATATATACTATGTCTTTAATATCCATACAATTAAGTTAGAGTTTAATATATTTATATATTTCTAATCGTAATAACGTAGTTTACTAAAAAAATATGAGTTTGAGGATATAACATGAAAATACTGGTTGTAAACAATCATGGACAATATAATCATAGAATTCACAGGACATTGCACTATTTAAAAATTCCTTCAGAGATAATTCCTAATTCCACTGCAATTACAAAAATAGAAGAAAAAGAACCTGCAGGAATTATACTTGGAGGCGGTCCATCAATAGAAAGAACAGGAAATTGCTTTAAATATGTGAAAGAATTGGATTATCCAATTTTAGGAATATGTCTTGGTCATCAAATCATTGCAGAAGCTTATGGCGGCGAAATAGGAGCTGCAGGAATAGAAAGCTATGCAAAAATAGAAATAGACATAAAAGAAGAAAATGACATTTTCAAAGGCTTTGGAGATAAAATGAAGGTGTGGGCATCACACAAAGATGAAGTTATAAGTTTACCTCAAGATTTTAAATTACTTGCAAGTTCTCCCATATGTGAAATTGAAGCCATGAAACATGAAACCAATCCATTATATGGAATACAGTTCCATCCGGAGGTTTATCACACTGAAAACGGCCCTAAATTATTTGAAAACTTTTATGAAGCTTGTAAAAATTATTCAAAAAAATAACCTCAATTTGAAATAGAATTAATTCATTATTTTAGATATTTAAGGTCTAAAACGTAATAATAATGATTTCCATCTTTAATCAACATAGATTTATCAATTATTTCATTCCATCCTGTTTTATTTTCAAATAAAATTACAATTTCGTATTTTTCATTGGTTACAGGTAATTTTGATTTTATTTCTTCTAAAGAATTTGCTTTATAAACTCTTTTTGTAGAATATGAAAGTAATTCTGGAGGATTTTCAGGTATTTGCAAATCTGGAGAGAAAACTATGTCATTATAACCAGTATTTCTTTCTATTGACGTGCCAATATCTTTACAGTAACCATCTACCTGCTGAAAAACATTTTTATATTGGGAATGTTCCTGGGCAATTAAGACTCCAGAAACAGATGAACTAACTAAAAAGATAAATAAGAAAATAATCTTAACCTTTTTAGCTGTCTGGTCTGTTATTGTACATATATTCTTTAAAATAAAATATATTAATATTGGTAAAAGAATAAATGGCACTGTGGCAATGAAAGGAGATAATTTAAGTATGGAAAATTGATGAAGAGCGGAATGATTTTTAAAAACAAATATTTGTAAGATACAGGGAATTATTAACATCCCAATTAAATAAAGAATCTTTTTAACATCGTCATCTACTTTTTCCCCCTTTAAATAAATAAAGACTAAAAATATTAAAATTCCTGATAAAACAAATATGCTAATGATAAATGCATATTCCACTGAATTTCCATATGCATAATTAATATTTTTTAAAATAACATCCATAAATGGCCATGAACCAGTTGAAGTGCCAGTATATTCTCCACTTCGTTCTAAAAATTTTGATATAGTTTTATTTACAGAATTAAGCATGTAAACTTGTAATATAAAAAGAAAAACAGCGATTATAGGCATTAACCAGTATTTTAAGCTTTCAATAATAAAATTTAATTTGCCATTGTTCCATTTTATCTGGGATGCAATTAAACGTTTTATATAAACAACAAAAACAACAAAAACAAAGAACCAATCTGTTAATACTCCATAAAACGTTAAAAACGCCTGAAATATAGTTATAATGGTTAATGATCTACTATCTTTTTCAACACTGGATCTTATCACTTCTAAAAATATAAAAAGGACAAAGGGAAGAATAATGGCTTGATCAGAGAAAAATTCATTTTGATGCCAGTATAAAGTTCCAGGCAGTAAAAGTTCAATCATTATGGGAATTATAGAAAATAGAAACGCGTTTAAATGGCCAATCCTAAGCTGTAATAAAAAGAAAAAGATAATAAGGGCCAGAATAAAAGCAATAAAGAAATGGTTAGTTCTATTATATTTCATAACCAGTGCATGTGACGGTTCTTCTTGATTTATTTTACTAATTATATATATTGGTATAATTGTGCCTGGAGGATAAGAAGTGTAGGGATCTCTGCTTTCTAATGTGGGGAATTCAATAGAACGGGGATTTTCAAGCATTGCAAACTTTAAACTAACTGGATTTTCCCTATACCAGTTTTTAGTGAATTTTACTGTGCTGCTTGTGAGCCATTCATTTGAGTTGTAGGAAACGTCCCCAAAATAAGGTTCTCTTATTTTTATAGTGTATTCAAAAACAGTGGTGGTAATAGCTAGAAGAAGGAGAACACATAAAAATGATTTAAATAAGTTTGATTTATAATTAAATCCCATAAACTTACTTAAAATTTAAATGTATTTATTATTAACTATTTTTCTTCATGGTATTCTTCTTCAGCGTTAATACTCCAAAGATTATCCTTTGAATTTACATTATTCATAATATTTTCAACTGCAGTCATTGCAGTAAGCATAGAATGGTCCATATTGTTGTAACGATGCATTCCATTCCTTCCAATTAAAAACAGATTTTCAAACTTGTCAGTAAATTCTCTAACGTCATTGAATTGTTCATAAGCTCCAAAATAGGCAGGATAAGTCTTAGGAACTCTGATAACCACACTGTCCAGTACATTTTCTTTATTGATTATATCTATTTTTGCTAGTTCATCTATTGCAAATTTGGTGAAATCATCATCTGCCATTTTCCATAATTCATCTCCTTCATTACAGAAATATTCAAGCCCAATCCATGATTTACTATCGTCTTCTAATAAATATGGGCTCCAATTATTAAATATTTGAAGTCTACCTAGTTTTACGTCACGTTCCTGTATGTAGATCCAGTTATCAGGAACAATATTGTTCATGGTCTTTTGTTTAGTCGTATTTTTAATTTTAAGTTCATTTAAAAGTAAACCAACAGTAATAAAGTCACGGTACATTAAACCAGAGGCAATATTTTTAATATTCGATGGTGCTTCCATAGACTGGATTAAATCTTTAACTGGCATTGTTGAGAAGTAATAATCTCCTTTTTCAGTCTTTATTTCACCAGTTTGGACGTCTTTTATTTTTATTCCAGTTATTTCGTTATCTTCATGTTCAATTCCAATAACATGGCGATTATGGTGTATTTCACCACCATTTTCTCTAATTATTCTTGCAACTTCTTCCCACATCTGCCCGGGTCCAAATTTAGGGTACATAAATTGTTCAATCAAGCTTGTTTCCACTTTTTTCTGTTCTATTGAGGAATCCCTTGAAAATTTGCTTTTTACTGCGTGAACAATGGCTTTTGTTATGGATAATCCTTTTATTCTTTGAGCACCCCAATCTGGGTTAATTTCATCGCAATTTATTCCCCATACTTTCTCTGTGTAATCCTTAAAGAAGGTTAAATAAAGTTCTCTTCCAAATCTGTTTATAAAAAAGTCTTCAAGAGATTTTTCTTCTTTAATTGGAGATAATGAAATTTTAATATAACTTAAACCAATTTTAAGGGTTCTAATTAATCCAAGATTAGAAAAAGTGTTTAAATTAAGTGAAATAGGGTAATCAAAGAAGTTTCTGAGGAAAAAAATCCTGGAAAGACGTCCACGGTTTAACATTACCTTATCCTCTTTTTCAGGATCAGGGGCAGCAACTTTAATAGTTTCAGAAGTTCCTATTTCTCTTTTTACACATTCTTTAGAGATAGGAATGGCTCTTCCAATTTGGGCATCGTCTTTTGCTGGAGCGCCCTGTAATGGCATTATATTTTGCCACCATTCCATAACTCTGTCATTTTTTGAAAAAAACCTGTGACCACCAATATCTATCCTGTTACCTTTGTATCTAACAGTTTTTGAAATTCCTCCAATGTCTTCGGTCATTTCATAGATAATTGGTTTAATATCAGTTTTATCCAGTAATTCGTAGGCTGCAGTTAATCCTGCAGGTCCCGCACCGATTATAATCGCTGTTTTTTGGTTCATATTGATAATCCCACCTAATTGTTGTCATTGAACTAATGATTTATCACCAGCAAAATGATGTCAAATTAAAATATTGTGTAGCTGAATTCTCCTAATTTCATAATTTTATCTAAACAATGTAATTTTTCTTGCAGAGAAATTCCAGAATAAGACTAAACTTGCCGTAATAATTTTAGAAAACAGATAATAAAGAGTTATATATTCTGTAAAAAACCACATAAACAGTACAGTTAGGCCAAGTCCTATTACTCCAATAACTGTAAAAATTGTAAATTCAGACCAGATATTATTAAGGGTACGTTTATTGAAAACCCATTTGATACTCAGGGCATAATTTGCTATTAATCCTAAAATAAACGCTATAGCAGCAGAGAAGAGATAATAAATACCAAAGTACTGGGTTAATATAAATAATGAGCCAAAATCTACTATAAATGCAATTCCGCCTACAAATATGTAGCGGAAAAATTGGATATGAGTGTTATCAGTTTGATTTTTTATCAATTTATCAATTGTACTTTCTTTTGTATCATTCATGTAATAATCACCTTATGAATATGTAATAATAAAACAAGTAACTGTTTCAAACATTACCAGATTGAAATTAAATCAATTTATAGATTTGTTATCTGTTAATATATAAATATATAATTCATGGGAGCTACTTTAAAAATAGCTTTTTGGACATAAACAATTAGAAATCTGTAATATGATTTAAACTATTGAAAAAATCAATTTTTTAAGGCTTTAGTTAAGTAAAATAGCTTATTATAAATATTAAAAGCGTAATAAGCAGGAAAATTACTGCATAAGTTATTATTATCAGATTTAGGTTTTCACGAACAGCATTTAAAACTTTATTATCAATATCATCAAAATTTCTTATTTTAAATAACATTAGAAACAGTAAAGGGAATATAGGGATGAAATACCTTCCTTGAATACCATCTATTATAGTTTGCCCAACTACAGTCCATGAAATATATACAAATGCACATACAAGGAGGAAAATTATAATGGCTGTTGCTAATGAAATTAATTTCTGTTTTTGTGTTACAATCACCTTGCTTTTATCTAACAATGCTACAGGAATTATTGTAAGTGCATAAAATCCTAACCACCATAGAGGTAATGGAATATCAAGCCAGAAATTACCTACAAATAATAATTGATAAGAGAGACCCCTGTAAAAGAATGTTTTTACAAGTATGTAGGGAAATCTCAATGGATCTCCTAAAATATAAGCTATTTGGCCAGATATGGAAACCTGGGGCACAATTGGAACATAAAGATTTTTAACAAGGAGATTCCAGGCACCACTTATTATAACTATAGATAGAAATAGAAATCCTGCCATTAAAAACATTTTTTTTCTACTCCCGAACTTTTCTGAAGGAATAAGGAATATCAAGAGCAATAAAACAAAATATATTTGTTTAGATAATGCCAGGAGCAAAAGAAGTATAAATAGAATATAAATGTCTTTTATATTTATTTTCTTTTTATTTTCTTCAAATGCATATTTAAAGAAGATTGCAACAATTAAAAAGGATAATCCCAGTATAAAACTGTCTGCTGAAAGTGATGCAGCCTCATAAAGTGTCATGGGGATTAATGCTACCATGAAAAAGACCCATTTTTGAACAGGAGTGATTCTAATTGCAAGATAAGTAAGAAAAATCCATACAAGTAAATTAGCCAGCCTTCCAAGATACATCAAGATTAATGGGGATAAATTAAACAATTTTCCAAGAGTTATGGCAAATGCAGAGATTAAATATGGAATTGGAGGATAGGTGATAACTGCAATTCTTGAAATATCCTCAAAAACTCTATCTTTGCTATTAAATGGGATATAAAGAAGAGATGTTATGTTAAATTTGTCGTCTCGATCCAGAATAAAGGAATTCCATTCGTTTGCTACTTTTTGGGAGGTAATCTGCACACTTTCAGGAACGTAAACACCAGATTTATCTCCTAATTTTTCAGGAAGTACATGTCCTTCGCTTACGTATAAAGCCCTGTAAAAATGTTCATATTCATCTGGAACCTGAAAAGCAGGTGTTGCAACGAGAAAACCAAGTCCATATATTAATGCAATTATAAGAAATGCAGTTTGGGGTTTGATATCTCTGAATTTACCCATCATTGACATAGATTTTACATTTATTTTTTACTTATATAAAAACTGATGTTTTGAGAAGTTGAAAGTTATTTCATTTATTTAAAATAGAAATACTAAAAGATTATAAACATCAATAATGATATTTTTAAAATAAAAACATTTTATTATTAATAATTATATTTTAACAATCTAATTAAGGTGAAAATATGCTTGATCCATCTGATTTTATAAAGGAGTCAATTGAAAAAATTAAAAAAGAAATAGGGGATGAAAAGGCAATAATTGCTCTTTCTGGTGGTGTTGACAGTTCAGTTGCATCTGTATTGGTTTCAGAAGCAATTGGAGATAATCTTGCTGCAGTATTTGTTGATCATGGACTTTTACGCCAGGGAGAAGCAGAATACGTACAGAGAACCTTTGAATCTAGACTTAATTTTCATTGCATCGATGCAAAAGAAGAATTTTTAAAAAAGCTTGAAGGAGTAGAAGACCCTGAAGATAAACGTAAAATAATAGGCGAAGTGTTTATACGAGTTTTTGAAAGAGAAGCAGAAAAAGAAGGGGCTAAATTTTTAGTTCAAGGCACCATAGCTCCGGATTGGATTGAAAGTGAAGGTAAAATTAAATCTCATCACAATGTTGCTTTACCTCATGGATTGGTTTTAGAACTGGTAGAGCCAATAAGAGAACTTTATAAGGATGAAGTGAGAATTATTGGAAGTGAATTGGGCCTTCCAGATGAAATGGTTAATAGGCAACCGTTTCCAGGGCCAGGGCTCGCTGTACGTGTTGTAGGTAAATTGAGTGAAGAAAAGATAGAAATCTGCAGAAAAGCAAATGCTATTGTTGAAGAAGAAGTTAAAAAAGAGGGGCTTGACGCTACATTATGGCAGTATTTTGCAGTCTTAACTGATACTAAGGTTACAGGGGTTAAAGGGGATATAAGGGACTATGGATACCTTGTTGTGCTTAGAATGGTTGAATCATGGGATGCTATGACAGCTAATGTTCCTGAACTTCCATGGGAAATGATAAGAACAATTTCAGCACGAATTACAGCTGAAATTCCAGAAGTAACTCATGTTTCGCTTTCAGTTAGTGATAAACCTCCAAGCACAATTGAATTTGCATAAAAAAAGAGTATTCACTACTATTTTTTTTTTTTGATGTAGGAATATATTTAAAATGGCGGTTTAAGCCCATTTTGAGGGGCTTGTCAAGTTTTTGGCCTGATCACGTTCTTTAATTTTGTGTATTGCATCGAACATGTTTAGAAGTATCAGTTTTATATCATGTTCTTTTTCAACAACTGCGTTCATTAACGCTTTTTCAGCCCCTTTACGTGCATTTATATCAGTAATAATTGCAACAGACCCTATATATTGCTTTTTATGGTTTAATAAGGGATTTGCAGATATGAGCACCCATATGTCAGAACCGTTTTTATGTGTAAGTTTTAATTCATATACTTCTTTAATTCCTTTTTCACGTCTTTTTAAGTGTTTATATAATTTTTTTCGTGATTTTTCACTTACAAATTCTGATAAATTATGGTTAATTACTTCTTTTGTTTTATAGCCTAACATAGCTATCATCTGGTGGTTAACATAGTGTATTGTACCTTTTGAATCTATAGATAAGACTCCAGAATAAGCGTATTCAATTATATTTCTATATTTCTCTAAATTTTTTAGGAGAGGGCCTCCTGCATTTTTTAGAGTATTTAGCTCGTTTTTAAGCTTTTTATTTTCTAATATTAAATTTTCATGCTCTGATTTAAGTATTTCGATCAATTTATCCTTTTCATGAGATGAAAACTGTTTAATGCCGATATTTTTATATTCTTCGTTATTTTGAGGCTTTTTTGGATATATTTTTTCTTTATTTGTGCTCATTAATTATTAGATAGTTATTACATTATATAAAAATGTTTATTTTAATTTTTCCAAGTCTAATTTAAACAGAGTGAAAAACTAATTTAAGCTATGATATGAATAAATTCATTTGATGATCAAATTGTTTTATTAATAAAAAAATAGTATTTAAATCACGGATTAAGGGAATTAAATGAAAAATGATGAAAATTCTCATGAAACTCTTTTTAGAATATTTATTAGCCTTGTTAGGATTTCTAAGAAGTTTAATGAATTGGAAAAGAGCTGTATAGATGTGGGTAATGGAGAAAAACTTTACCCTTCTCAAATTCATCTTATAGAGGCTATTGGAAATAATAGGGGCAAAAATGTCACTGAAATAAGTAAAAAATTTCAAATTACTAAAGGGGCTGTTTCACAAGTAGTAAATAAGCTTCATAATGATGGATTTATCAATAAAAAAAGAAATAAAGAGAGTGGAAAGGAAATAATCTTATCTTTAACTGAAAAAGGGCAAATGGTATTTGAAATTCAGAATAAATTACATAATAAGGTGGAATTGGAATTTATAGATTATTTAGAAAATTTCACGCCGGAACAAGTTGACTCTTTTCTTCAAATGTTAAGTAAAATTGAAGATTTTATCGATATCTTTTTAAATAATGAGTTTTAATATTTTACACTATAGTTTAGTAGCTAAACTATGGTAAAAATATTTGAGGTTATGATAATTATGTCTTTAAAATCTTCAGTTAAAGCACATTTTACTTATAGTTCATTTTCACCCCATCTAAATAAGTTTCATTCCCATATATTGGGTATAAATGACTTAAATTTGCATAATGATACTAATGAATTAAAAATAAGAAAATTCACCTTAAGAGACACTGATAAATGCGCAGAACTATTCAAAAACGTTTTTTCAGCATATCCATGGTATGATGAATGGACGTCTCTGGATCAATCCCGGAAATATCTAATGGAATTAATTAAAAATCCTGTTTTTGAAGGTTTTGTTGCCTGCGAAGGTCAAGAAATAGCGGCTGTTTGTTTTGGGCATAGAAGATCATGGTGGATGGGGAAAGAATTCTTCATTGATGAATTTTATGTGCAAAATGAAGTACAGGGAAATGGAATTGGAACTCAGCTATTGGATTATGTAAAAAATAACCTTAAAACTGAAAATTACACCCGATTAGTCCTTTTAACAAATAAGGGGATACCTGCTGAGGAATTTTACATTAAAAATGGATTTAATAACAATCAAAAAAGAATAGTTATGGTTAAAGAGATTTAAACAGATTTAACCTATTTTTCCAAAACATTTAAATTTGACTGGAATGATTTAGCAACTATGGGATTTGCAGCTACAGCAGGTAACCCTAAATCTTCTAAAACTTTCATACAAAGTTCAATTTCATTTAAACCATCATTATTGCTGTTTATTTTATAAACTGATTCATTAATATTTTGAAGATAATCTAAACCTTCATCCATGCTATCGTATGCATGAATACCTTCTTGGGGATCATCCCAAGAAGCTAATAATACATTTATTCCCTCTATTCTTTTTAATTTATCCACAGATCGGATCGATTCGTTGAAATCGTCGTAAATTGGTAGATCGCCTTTAATCGGAACTGCATCTCCTGTAAATAAAACACATTCTTCTTCAATAAAAATAGAAATTGAACCTTTAGAATGGCCAGGCGTATGAATTACTTTTAATGTTATATCGCCACCTAAATCTATTAAATCTCCATCTGCAAGATTCATATTAACATTAACTGATCCTTCAACAAGTGAATGAAAATTAGGTACTGGACGCTCTTTTTCCTGTAATTCTACATCTTCGATCCATGGGATTTCACCTTGATGAGCTGCAATTTCACAATTTGATTTTTCCTGTATAGATTTCGCTGATCCAATATGATCTGGATGTGAATGTGTTAAAATCATTAAAGAGATATCATCAGGGCGCAATCCAATTTTATCCATATAATTAAAAATTATTTCTTTTGAAGAGGAAACTCCACTATCAATTAGGCATATTTCATTTCCATTTATTAGATATGAATAAACAAATCTTTCAAGTATCCCTGCATCTGTTTTTACTTGAAAAGGAATCTTTATTGCATGAACATGTTTTGTAATTTCCATAATTTTAACTCCAATGACATATTTTTACTAATTAATGATATTTAGAAGAAATAATCCTTTTATAAATCACCATATTTATTCTTTCACTCAAAAATCAGAGCATTCGAAAATCTACGATTTTCGATGCCCTAAAATCATTTATTTTAGGGCCCCAAACACTTGTGTTTGAGGTTCTCAATCCATTCATATGTTTTCATAACTTTACTGAATCTCATAGCTTGAGTAATTAAAACTGCTTTATGAAGTTCTTTTGCCTTTATTTCTCCAGCGTAGTTTGATATATCCAGTGTACCAGTTGCATCACTTAAAAATTCAACATTATAGCCCATGTGCATTGCTTGGCGTGCGGTTGTATCGCAGCACATCTGTGTCATGTAACCACAAACTGTAACTGTTTCTATTTCATTTTCTTTAAGCCATGACTCCAATTCGGTTCCTGTGAAACTTCCAGGTAGATTTTTTTCAATTATTTCATCATAATCTCTTTTTAAAATTTCTTCATGAATTTCATGTTCATATGTTCCATTTTTAAAAGTAAGAACATCTTTTCCAGTGTTTGCATGTTGAACAAGAATCACTGGAATTCCATTTTCATTAGCTGAATACATTGCTTTAAGAATATTTTTAAAACTATCTTGTGGATAGCTTATTGGTAATTTACCATTAAAATATTCGTTTTGAACATCAATTATTAATAAAGCTCTTTTCATAATGCTCCTACCTGATGATTATATTTGTTTATTAATTTATTTTTTTTAAATTGTAAAGTTTCTTTTATATATAACATATACTATATTATGCAATAAGTTATATATAACATATTATATATTATGCCTATGTTTCAGGGAGGAAATTAGATGTCACTATCATATGCAATGTTAGGCATTTTAACTTATGGCCCCATGACAGGTTACAGTTTAAAGAAAATATTTGATAAATCCATATCTCAAGTATGGGCTGCTAGTTTAAGCCAGATTTACAGAGAACTAGCTGTTCTTGAAAAAAAAGGATATTTATCTTCAAATATTCAAAAACAGGAAAATAGACCAGATAAAAGGATATACAACATAACGGAAGAAGGAAAAAACGCATTTCAAGAGTGGCTAAGTGATTTTCCAGAAAAATTGTCATTTCCAAAAAGGGATGAATTTATGCTCCGCATCTTTTTTGCTTCAAGATTAGAAAAAGAAGATGTTATAAATGAATTGGAACGTTTTATTTTACAAAAACGTGCATATTTAGAGACTTTAAATGAATTAGAAAAAAAATTCGATGTTTGCAGCAGCGGATTTCAAGTAGAATCTGCAAAAAAAGAAGAATTGTTTTGGCATTTCACAATTAAAAGGGGTAAAATGACCTTGGAAACAGTTATAAAATGGGCAGAAGAATGTATTAAAGAATTAAAAGAGCAAAAAATGGATTCATGATATTATGACTACTAAATCAAAATATTCCTCAACAATATATTATTTTACAGGGACTGGTAACTCACTGGCTGTTGCCAGAGATATTGCCAATGAAATAGGTGAAACAGAACTAATATCAATCCCTGCAGTTATAAACGGGAAAATCATGGCAGATACTCCTTCTATTGGTCTGATTTTTCCAGTATATATGTGGGGAATGCCTAATATGGTCGTTAATTTTGTTGATAAGTTAAATATAATGAAAGATCAGTATGTTTTTGCTGTAGCTACTTGTGCTGGTCAGCCTGGCGAAACTCTGGTTCAATTGCAAAAATTACTCCAGGGTAAGGGTTCTGATCTCCATGCAGGGTTTGCAGTGAAAGAAGCCCCCAATACAATCCAGAGTGACATTATTTTCATCAAAATAGCCAGATTAATTGAAAGAAATGAGAGAATTTCAAAATCTGGAATTGAAAGATTGGAAGAAATTGTTGACATGATAAAAAATAAAAAGGAACACAAACCAGAAACAAGCTCAAAACTTCTTAATAAATATGGAAACTTGATTTATAAAGGAGGCATGAGCAGAATTAATACAATGGGCAAATTCTGGGCTGACGAAAAATGTAATCTGTGTTTAAACTGTCAGAAAATTTGTCCAAGCAACAATATTGAGATAATAAATGATAAAATTCATTGGAATCAAAAATGTGAATTCTGCCAGGCATGTGTCCAGTGGTGCCCTAAAGAAGCAATCCACATTGAAAGAGAGGATTTAAACAGGCGCTATCATAATCCGGCAATAAAAATGAAAGATATAATTTTGAGGT
This portion of the Methanobacterium sp. genome encodes:
- a CDS encoding PadR family transcriptional regulator, which translates into the protein MSLSYAMLGILTYGPMTGYSLKKIFDKSISQVWAASLSQIYRELAVLEKKGYLSSNIQKQENRPDKRIYNITEEGKNAFQEWLSDFPEKLSFPKRDEFMLRIFFASRLEKEDVINELERFILQKRAYLETLNELEKKFDVCSSGFQVESAKKEELFWHFTIKRGKMTLETVIKWAEECIKELKEQKMDS
- a CDS encoding 4Fe-4S dicluster domain-containing protein: MTTKSKYSSTIYYFTGTGNSLAVARDIANEIGETELISIPAVINGKIMADTPSIGLIFPVYMWGMPNMVVNFVDKLNIMKDQYVFAVATCAGQPGETLVQLQKLLQGKGSDLHAGFAVKEAPNTIQSDIIFIKIARLIERNERISKSGIERLEEIVDMIKNKKEHKPETSSKLLNKYGNLIYKGGMSRINTMGKFWADEKCNLCLNCQKICPSNNIEIINDKIHWNQKCEFCQACVQWCPKEAIHIEREDLNRRYHNPAIKMKDIILR